One window of the Anaeromyxobacter dehalogenans 2CP-C genome contains the following:
- a CDS encoding hybrid sensor histidine kinase/response regulator, with translation MDADRLQALLRATFLGELEDHVRSLTADLLALERAPAPDRAELLQRIFRTVHSVKGSSRAASVEAVEAQAARMERALAAARERPPDEARPLVDELLDAVDAIEEAGRRLRGRGEREGAPLEAVARPAEAPGGGGTGSVRLDAARLDRLQALEAELRAARHAGEGARAPLEALQAEVRRWRAEWAEDERALRDALARAGPAPAARAAAGRQAARLARLESELERISAAAASARRRVAQAAEPLADELRALRMVPFAEACAGLERAARDVARGAGKEVDVSIAGGEVALDRAVADALRAPLLHLVRNAVDHGLEPPAARAAAGKPARGRIAVTAVLRGGEVEIAVEDDGAGLDLDAIRRRAARAGLPEAADARALARRVFLPGFTTAPRVTEVSGQGVGLDAVRAAVEALQGAVDVETRPGHGTRFVLVVPLTLLALRALVVSCGGESVAIPASQLRRLLQVHPEGLRPLGGRDTVTVDGEPVPAVALAEVLGLPAAAPAGGRAPLQLAVVAAGGRPVALAVDALVAEQELRVRGLGARVRALPHLAGAALLPDGGVALVLNVPAVVASALGRPTASLAPAAAAPRRRPRVLLVDDSPTTRALERSILETAGYRVATAADGAEAWAILEREGADALVADVEMPRLDGFALTEAVRASRTLAAMPVVLVTAREADADRARGLAAGASAYLVKSAFDQRSLLDTLEHLLG, from the coding sequence ATGGACGCCGACCGCCTCCAGGCGCTGCTCCGCGCCACGTTCCTCGGCGAGCTCGAGGACCACGTGCGCAGCCTGACCGCCGACCTGCTCGCGCTGGAGCGCGCGCCCGCGCCGGACCGCGCCGAGCTGCTCCAGCGCATCTTCCGCACCGTGCACAGCGTGAAGGGCTCGTCGCGCGCGGCGAGCGTGGAGGCGGTGGAGGCGCAGGCCGCGCGCATGGAGCGGGCGCTGGCGGCCGCGCGCGAGCGGCCGCCGGACGAGGCGCGGCCGCTGGTGGACGAGCTGCTCGACGCGGTGGACGCCATCGAGGAGGCCGGGCGGCGGCTGCGCGGCCGCGGCGAGCGCGAGGGCGCGCCGCTCGAGGCGGTGGCGCGGCCCGCCGAGGCGCCCGGGGGCGGCGGGACGGGCTCGGTCCGCCTGGACGCGGCCCGGCTCGACCGGCTGCAGGCGCTCGAGGCCGAGCTGCGGGCCGCGCGCCACGCGGGCGAGGGCGCGCGCGCGCCGCTCGAGGCGCTGCAGGCGGAGGTCCGCCGCTGGCGGGCGGAGTGGGCCGAGGACGAGCGGGCGCTGCGCGACGCGCTCGCCCGCGCCGGCCCCGCGCCCGCCGCCCGGGCCGCCGCGGGCCGTCAGGCCGCGCGCCTGGCAAGGCTGGAGTCGGAGCTGGAGCGGATCTCCGCGGCGGCCGCCTCGGCGCGCCGCCGCGTGGCGCAGGCCGCCGAGCCGCTGGCGGACGAGCTCCGCGCGCTGCGGATGGTGCCGTTCGCCGAGGCCTGCGCCGGGCTGGAGCGCGCCGCGCGCGACGTGGCCCGCGGCGCCGGCAAGGAGGTGGACGTCTCGATCGCGGGCGGCGAGGTCGCGCTCGACCGCGCGGTCGCGGACGCGCTCCGGGCGCCGCTCCTGCACCTGGTCCGGAACGCGGTGGACCACGGGCTCGAGCCCCCCGCGGCGCGCGCCGCCGCCGGGAAGCCCGCCCGCGGCCGGATCGCCGTGACGGCGGTGCTGCGCGGGGGCGAGGTGGAGATCGCGGTCGAGGACGACGGCGCCGGCCTGGACCTGGACGCGATCCGGCGCCGGGCCGCGCGCGCCGGGCTGCCCGAGGCGGCGGACGCGCGGGCGCTGGCGCGGCGCGTGTTCCTGCCAGGCTTCACCACCGCGCCGCGGGTCACCGAGGTGTCGGGCCAGGGCGTGGGCCTCGACGCGGTCCGCGCCGCGGTGGAGGCGCTGCAGGGCGCGGTGGACGTGGAGACGCGGCCCGGCCACGGCACCCGCTTCGTGCTGGTGGTGCCGCTCACGCTGCTCGCGCTGCGCGCGCTGGTCGTCTCCTGCGGCGGCGAGTCGGTGGCCATCCCGGCGAGCCAGCTCCGGCGCCTGCTGCAGGTCCACCCGGAGGGCCTGCGGCCGCTGGGGGGGCGGGACACCGTGACGGTGGACGGCGAGCCGGTGCCGGCGGTCGCGCTCGCCGAGGTGCTGGGCCTGCCCGCCGCGGCGCCGGCCGGCGGGCGCGCGCCGCTGCAGCTCGCGGTGGTGGCCGCGGGCGGGCGCCCCGTGGCCCTGGCGGTGGACGCGCTCGTGGCCGAGCAGGAGCTCCGCGTGCGCGGGCTCGGCGCCCGGGTCCGCGCGCTGCCCCACCTCGCCGGCGCGGCGCTGCTCCCCGACGGCGGCGTGGCGCTCGTGCTGAACGTGCCGGCGGTGGTGGCCTCGGCGCTGGGCCGGCCCACCGCCTCGCTCGCGCCGGCCGCCGCGGCGCCGCGGCGGCGGCCGCGGGTCCTGCTGGTGGACGACTCGCCCACCACGCGCGCGCTGGAGCGCTCCATCCTGGAGACCGCCGGCTACCGGGTGGCGACCGCGGCCGACGGCGCGGAGGCGTGGGCCATCCTGGAGCGCGAGGGGGCGGACGCGCTGGTCGCGGACGTGGAGATGCCGCGCCTCGACGGCTTCGCGCTCACCGAGGCGGTCCGCGCCTCGCGGACGCTGGCGGCCATGCCGGTGGTGCTGGTGACCGCGCGGGAGGCCGACGCCGACCGCGCGCGCGGCCTGGCCGCCGGCGCCAGCGCCTACCTGGTGAAGAGCGCGTTCGACCAGCGGAGCCTGCTCGACACGCTGGAACACCTGCTGGGGTGA